TATTAAATGGATAACTATGGGTTGATCACCGTTTTGATCTATAGTTATCCACAGAAAAAAGATCGAAATTAGTTATAATTCTGAGTAAAAATTGACGCTTTTTTACGCATCAAGCAGATTTACCCACGAATTAAACCATTCTTCAGCTGGTTCTTCAGGCACTGGTGTTGATGAAACATCAATATCGAGACGCTCACCAAGCTGATTTGCACCTAGAGAAAGTAACAATCCTTCTATTTTCTTACCTGCGGCACAGAAAGTATCGTAATTACTGTCACCAAGGCCAATAACGGCAAACTTAACACCGCTGAGATCCGGTTGTTGCTGCTCTAGCTCTTCGGCAAACGGTAAAAAGTTATCTGGATATTCGCCTGCACCGTGGGTTGAGCAGATGATCAGCCAAATATCGTCTTGATTTAGGCTTGAGAATTCAGCTTGGTTGATCACTTCTACTTGATGACCATTATCTTCTAATAATTCAGCCAAATGATCGGCAACATATTCGGCACCACCAAGAGTGCTACCTGTAATTAGGCTAAGCGTGCTCATAGTTATCCTTTATATAGAGAGAAATCGCTAGTTTGTGCGTATAAACGCGATCTCGCTGATGAACCATTGGGTATTGTTGGCCTCATTGAGGTAATGAAGCCTACGATGGGGCTTAGGTTATCGTCTATTTATACACTTATCTATGCTTTCGTGATATCCACCAGCAAATTTACTTATATTGAGAGGAAAAAGTGTGGGTATTTTTAGCAAATGATCAGTTTTATAAAGGAGATAGATGATCATTGAGTTGTGATCTTATTTTTGTGGATGAAATCGAGATGATGATCTTACCCACATGATCTTGATATCTTAATCACAAGCTTATGATCGTGAATATATGATGATCCAAGTGGATAAATCGAGAAGAAAACGATCTATTTTCTTAATGGGGTTAGATAGAGCTTACTGGTGTCTGGATGGCGTGAAATACGGATATTATCGTGATAAAGCTGGCGTAATTGGGCTGGAGTTAAGACTTGCTCTGGGGTGTCGAAAGCGATCAGTTCACCTTGTTGAAGTAGTAATAAGCGATCGCAAAACTCCAGTGCAGTATTGAGATTATGGAGTGCCACCAGCGCAGTTTTTCCTTGCTGGCATTGGGCTGTAATGATGTTCATTAGTTGAGATTCATAGTAAATATCAAGGCTAGCGGTTGGCTCATCAAGCAGCATTATATCGGCATTTTGCAGCAAAATACGGGCGAAATGGACTCGTTGTTGCTCCCCGCCAGATAATTGGTTAAGTGGCTGATCTAATAACGTTTCTATGTTTGTTTGTGCAATGATGCTGGCAAGTTCATCGGCGTTATTTTGATTGGGATGGCTATAGGCGCCATAACTAATGACATCTTTGACCAAGAAAGAAAATGCGGGCTCGCTATGCTGGGGAAGGTAGCTTAAATGCTGTGCACGATCTTGATGAGAATAGCTCGATAACGGTTTGCCTTGTAGCGAAATGCTACCACTCGAAGGGAAGATATAGCCTGATAAACACTTTAGTAGAGTGCTTTTACCTGCGCCATTTGGGCCGATAATACCCACCAGCTCACCAGGATATACTGTGAAGTCAATGTTATTGAGTAAAGCCTTGTTACCCTGAGTTAAAGACAATTGTGTCACGTCTAGGATCGTACTCATTGGGTAATTCCTTTGTACTGACTGCGGATCAATAAAACAATAAAGTAGATACCGCCGATCACGGCAGTGATGATCCCCGTTTTTAATTCGTTAGGGGCAATAACGGTTCTGGCTAATAAATCGCAAAGTAGCAAGAACAGTGCACCGAACACAGCAGAAAAGGGGAGTAAGCGACGATTGTCAGGACCTAATACCAACCTGACTAAATGCGGCACAATTAAACCAATAAATCCGATAGGACCTGCCACAGCAATAGCCATCGCGGTTAATAATGTGGTTAAACCGAGTAACAGTAATCGGCTACGTTTTACATTGACTCCCATACCATGGGCATTTTGCTCGCCTAGTGCCAGTAGGTTCAATATTTGCCCGTTACGAAGCAAGATCACTGCAGCAATTAATATTATCGGCGTTGGCCAGAGTAATTGCTGCCAGATCCGCGAATCTAATCCGCCCATGGTCCAGAACACAAATTCACTAACTTCATACTGCTGAGCGGTAAGTAATACGCCCATGGTTAATCCACCGAGTAGGCTTGATACGGCGAGTCCTGCCAAGATTATAAACAGTCCTTGTTGGGCAGATTTGGCGGCCAGGAGGTAAACCAAAGCAGCACTGGCTAAAGCCCCCATTGTGGTAAATAAAGGTAATCCCCCTAAACTGCTAGCACTGATCCCTGTCACTATTGCAACTACTGCGGCAAAGCTGCTACCAGCACTTATCCCTAGAATATCGGGGCTGGCTAATGGGTTTTTGAATAAGCCTTGGCTACACGCCCCCGCTAAAGCGAGTGCGCCACCAGCAAGAATGGCTGCGCAGGCTCGGGGTAGACGAATATGAGCGATAATGGCATTGGCGAGAGGATAATGCTCGGCGGCATATTGGCTACCATGGGTTAGGTAAGCGAGAAATAAGCCAGCGACATCATGCAGTGGTATCGATACTGAGCCGATACAAAGGTATATCGCCAGTATTACGAAGAACAAGATGAATGTGAGTAACCACTGATAGCGGGATGCCAATTTATTCATGGGCTTGCTTTGTTTTATTGTCACCATAAACGTGGTGGTTAAGGTAGATGATCGCATCAACAATGTATTGGCTATCGGTTGAACGCAGTGATTGCGGTAAACAAATCACCTTGTTGTTTTTGATCGCTGTTAATTGTTGAAGTGAAGGATCGGCTAATAACTCTTGGCGA
The sequence above is a segment of the Photobacterium leiognathi genome. Coding sequences within it:
- the mioC gene encoding FMN-binding protein MioC, coding for MSTLSLITGSTLGGAEYVADHLAELLEDNGHQVEVINQAEFSSLNQDDIWLIICSTHGAGEYPDNFLPFAEELEQQQPDLSGVKFAVIGLGDSNYDTFCAAGKKIEGLLLSLGANQLGERLDIDVSSTPVPEEPAEEWFNSWVNLLDA
- a CDS encoding heme ABC transporter ATP-binding protein, whose amino-acid sequence is MSTILDVTQLSLTQGNKALLNNIDFTVYPGELVGIIGPNGAGKSTLLKCLSGYIFPSSGSISLQGKPLSSYSHQDRAQHLSYLPQHSEPAFSFLVKDVISYGAYSHPNQNNADELASIIAQTNIETLLDQPLNQLSGGEQQRVHFARILLQNADIMLLDEPTASLDIYYESQLMNIITAQCQQGKTALVALHNLNTALEFCDRLLLLQQGELIAFDTPEQVLTPAQLRQLYHDNIRISRHPDTSKLYLTPLRK
- a CDS encoding FecCD family ABC transporter permease, coding for MNKLASRYQWLLTFILFFVILAIYLCIGSVSIPLHDVAGLFLAYLTHGSQYAAEHYPLANAIIAHIRLPRACAAILAGGALALAGACSQGLFKNPLASPDILGISAGSSFAAVVAIVTGISASSLGGLPLFTTMGALASAALVYLLAAKSAQQGLFIILAGLAVSSLLGGLTMGVLLTAQQYEVSEFVFWTMGGLDSRIWQQLLWPTPIILIAAVILLRNGQILNLLALGEQNAHGMGVNVKRSRLLLLGLTTLLTAMAIAVAGPIGFIGLIVPHLVRLVLGPDNRRLLPFSAVFGALFLLLCDLLARTVIAPNELKTGIITAVIGGIYFIVLLIRSQYKGITQ